Proteins from a genomic interval of Arachis hypogaea cultivar Tifrunner chromosome 10, arahy.Tifrunner.gnm2.J5K5, whole genome shotgun sequence:
- the LOC112718076 gene encoding F-box/kelch-repeat protein At3g23880-like — translation MDMAAQHPTAALLLCEVVMEILSWVPAKPLTRLKLVCKSWNSIISHPHFVKLHLHRSPKNAILLFTRTPPFPRDEEKKWGLVLSSVESFIQNPSSTLDAQENRRSLHVEEDCVVGSCNGLVCVAILGHPINDIIDIWFHLLNPLTGFISENSPCLRVNVHTAFGFGYDESSDSYKVVSTTTRDSSGTVYSFGGSSWKRANSFPAFPFSFEDNGQFIGGTLNWLGLRNPHGDDYDWAAVTLDMLMIVSFDLKSDTNKQILLPKGIDEIPGQKPTLGVWGNRLYLLHDYKNTHFIAWQMKEFGDENSWTQLLKISFHHLGVERLFLPVFIFENGNIFMLSGRHRFEEVFYDRRDNSVKRVNINNLDFDAFDYVESLGVGPAKFRSL, via the exons ATGGACATGGCGGCTCAACACCCAACAGCAGCGCTCCTCTTGTGTGAAGTGGTGATGGAGATCCTCTCTTGGGTTCCTGCAAAGCCTCTCACGCGCCTGAAGCTTGTGTGCAAGTCATGGAACTCCATCATCTCCCACCCTCACTTCGTCAAACTTCACCTTCACCGTTCACCCAAAAATGCCATCCTCCTGTTTACGCGAACACCACCTTTCCCCCGCGACGAAGAAAAAAAATGGGGCTTAGTGTTGAGTAGCGTTGAATCTTTCATCCAAAATCCATCATCCACTCTTGATGCTCAAGAGAATCGCCGCTCTCTACACGTAGAAGAAGACTGTGTTGTGGGTTCATGCAACGGGTTGGTTTGTGTGGCCATTCTTGGCCACCCCATCAATGATATTATCGATATCTGGTTCCATTTATTGAACCCTCTCACAGGGTTTATTTCAGAGAACTCGCCGTGCTTACGTGTCAATGTGCATACTGCTTTTGGGTTTGGGTATGATGAGTCAAGTGACAGTTACAAGGTAGTGAGTACTACTACTCGGGATTCTTCTGGAACAGTTTATAGCTTCGGTGGCAGTTCTTGGAAGAGAGCCAACAGTTTCCCTGCTTTTCCGTTTTCTTTTGAAGATAATGGCCAATTCATCGGTGGCACTCTTAATTGGCTAGGTCTCCGCAACCCGCATGGAGATGATTATGATTGGGCTGCTGTTACACTTGATATGCTAATGATTGTTTCTTTTGACCTGAAATCCGATACAAATAAACAGATTCTGCTTCCAAAGGGTATCGATGAGATCCCCGGTCAAAAGCCAACTCTGGGAGTTTGGGGAAATAGGCTGTATCTTCTTCATGATTACAAAAACACTCATTTTATTGCATGGCAAATGAAGGAGTTTGGAGATGAAAATTCTTGGACTCAATTGCTAAAGATTAGTTTTCACCATCTCGGTGTTGAAAGGCTATTTTTACCGGTGTTTATATTTGAGAATGGAAATATCTTCATGTTGAGTGGCAGGCATCGTTTTGAGGAAGTTTTTTATGACCGAAGAGATAATAGTGTTAAACGCGTTAATATCAACAATCTTGACTTCGATGCATTTGATTATGTTGAGAGCTTG GGTGTAGGCCCTGCAAAGTTCAGGTCATTGTGA
- the LOC112717059 gene encoding F-box/kelch-repeat protein At3g23880: MHMEPQHPTAAVLVCEVVVMEILSWVPAKPLTRLKLVCKSWNSIISDPHFVKLHLHQSPKNNILLFTRTKPLTLDEEKKWGLVFSSVESFSQNPSSTLDAQENRYSLHVQDWVVGSCNGLVCVAHILDHPNNDICDIWLRLLNPLTGFISENSPCLRVNMHNAFGFGYDESSDSYKVLVIIWDSSGTVTTQVYSFGGSSWKRINSFPAFPFSSEDNGHFIGGTLNWLALRNPHGADYDWDAVTLDMLMLVSFDLKSDTSKQIPLPKGIDEIPGEEPTLGVWGNSLYLLHDYKNTHFIAWQMKEFGDENSWTQLLKISFQHLGVERLFPGFIFENGNVFMLRGKHRFEEVFYDRRDNSVKHVKILSNTRYLNAFDYVESLVQPC, from the coding sequence ATGCACATGGAGCCTCAACACCCAACAGCGGCGGTCCTCGTGTGTGAAGTGGTGGTGATGGAGATCCTCTCTTGGGTTCCTGCAAAGCCTCTCACGCGCCTGAAGCTTGTGTGCAAGTCATGGAACTCCATCATCTCTGACCCTCACTTCGTCAAACTtcaccttcaccaatcacccaAAAATAACATCCTCCTCTTTACGCGAACAAAACCGCTCACCCTAGACGAAGAAAAAAAATGGGGCTTAGTGTTTAGTAGCGTTGAATCTTTCAGCCAAAATCCATCATCCACTCTTGATGCTCAAGAGAATCGCTACTCTCTACACGTACAAGACTGGGTTGTGGGTTCATGCAACGGGTTGGTTTGTGTGGCCCATATTCTTGACCACCCCAACAACGATATTTGCGATATCTGGTTGCGTTTATTGAACCCTCTCACAGGGTTTATTTCAGAGAACTCGCCGTGCTTACGTGTCAATATGCATAATGCTTTTGGGTTTGGGTATGATGAGTCAAGTGACAGTTACAAGGTACTGGTTATCATTTGGGATTCTTCTGGAACAGTAACTACGCAAGTTTATAGCTTTGGTGGCAGTTCATGGAAGAGGATCAACAGTTTTCCTGCTTTTCCGTTTTCTTCTGAAGATAATGGCCACTTCATCGGTGGCACTCTTAATTGGCTAGCTCTCCGTAACCCGCATGGAGCTGATTATGATTGGGATGCTGTTACACTTGATATGTTAATGCTTGTTTCTTTTGACCTGAAATCGGATACAAGTAAACAGATTCCGCTTCCAAAGGGTATCGATGAGATCCCCGGTGAAGAGCCAACTCTGGGAGTTTGGGGGAATAGCCTGTATCTTCTTCATGATTACAAGAACACTCATTTTATTGCATGGCAAATGAAGGAGTTTGGAGATGAAAATTCTTGGACTCAATTGCTAAAGATTAGTTTTCAGCATCTCGGTGTTGAAAGGCTATTTCCAGGATTTATATTTGAGAATGGAAATGTCTTCATGTTGAGAGGCAAGCATCGTTTTGAGGAAGTTTTTTATGACCGAAGAGATAATAGTGTTAAACACGTTAAGATCTTGTCCAACACGCGTTACCTCAATGCATTTGATTATGTTGAGAGCTTGGTTCAGCCTTGTTAA
- the LOC140175787 gene encoding F-box/kelch-repeat protein At3g23880-like — protein MAAQHLTAALLLCEVVMEILSWVPAKPVTRLKLVCKSWNSIISHPHFVKLHLHRSPKNAILLSTRTPTFPRDEEKKQGLVLSSVESFIQNPSSTLDAQENRRSLHVEDCVVGSCNGLVCVARFLDPINGIIDIWFHLLNPLTGFISENSPCLRVNVYTAFGFGYDESSDSYKVVTATTRDSSGTVTAQVYSFGGSSWKRANSFPAFPFSFEDNGQFIGGTLNWLGLRNPHGDDYDWAAVTLDMLMIVSFDLKSDTHKQILLPKGIDEIPGQKPTLGVWGNRLYLLHDYKNTHFIAWQMKEFGDENSWTQLLKISFHHLGVVKTLFPGFIFEDGNIFMLRGSHLFEEVARLVIPIFPVFSVRGLEQLAVRSPLAVASPIVVVSPVAIRVSVEGLVSSLFGNVYVLMFVAILSCWLLVAGWRFSVIIG, from the exons ATGGCGGCTCAACACCTAACAGCAGCACTCCTGTTGTGTGAAGTGGTTATGGAGATCCTCTCTTGGGTTCCAGCAAAGCCTGTCACGCGCCTGAAGCTTGTGTGCAAGTCATGGAACTCCATCATCTCCCACCCTCACTTCGTCAAACTTCACCTTCACCGTTCACCAAAAAATGCCATCCTCCTGTCTACGCGAACACCAACTTTCCCCCGCGACGAAGAAAAAAAACAGGGCTTAGTGTTGAGTAGCGTTGAATCTTTCATCCAAAATCCATCATCCACTCTTGATGCTCAAGAGAATCGCCGCTCTCTACACGTAGAAGACTGTGTTGTGGGTTCATGCAACGGGTTGGTTTGTGTGGCCCGTTTTCTTGACCCCATCAATGGTATTATCGATATCTGGTTCCATTTATTGAACCCTCTCACAGGGTTTATATCAGAGAACTCGCCGTGCTTACGTGTCAATGTGTATACTGCTTTTGGGTTTGGGTATGATGAGTCAAGTGACAGTTACAAGGTAGTGACTGCTACTACTCGGGATTCTTCCGGAACAGTAACTGCGCAAGTTTATAGCTTCGGTGGCAGTTCTTGGAAGAGAGCCAACAGTTTCCCtgcttttccattttcttttgaaGATAATGGCCAATTCATCGGTGGCACTCTTAATTGGCTAGGTCTCCGCAACCCGCATGGAGATGATTATGATTGGGCTGCTGTTACACTTGATATGTTAATGATTGTTTCTTTTGACCTGAAATCGGATACACATAAACAGATTCTGCTTCCAAAGGGTATCGATGAAATCCCCGGTCAAAAGCCAACTCTGGGAGTTTGGGGAAATAGGCTGTATCTTCTTCATGATTACAAGAATACTCATTTTATTGCATGGCAAATGAAGGAGTTTGGAGATGAAAATTCTTGGACTCAATTGCTAAAGATTAGTTTTCACCATCTCGGTGTTGTTAAAACGCTATTTCCAGGATTTATATTTGAGGATGGAAATATCTTCATGTTGAGAGGCAGTCATCTTTTTGAGGAA GTAGCTCGACTCGTCATCCCCATCTTCCCTGTCTTCTCTGTTCGTGGCCTGGAGCAGCTCGCCGTTAGGTCGCCGCTTGCCGTCGCCTCGCCTATCGTCGTCGTCTCGCCGGTTGCCATCCGTGTCTCCGTCGAAG GTTTAGTCTCATCACTGTTTGGGAATGTTTATGTACTAATGTTTGTTGCTATTTTGTCATGCTGGTTGCTGGTTGCTGGTTGGAGGTTTAGTGTGATCATTGGTTAA
- the LOC112717058 gene encoding F-box/kelch-repeat protein At3g23880: MQLHFEGMHMAPQHPTVALLLCEVVMEILSWVPAKPLTRLKLVCKSWNSIISHPHFVKLHLHRSPKNAILLFTRTATLTFDEKAKRGLVFSSIESFIQNPSSTLDAQENLHSLHGQDWVSGSCNGLVCVAHIFDHPNNDISDIWFRLLNPLTGFISENSPYLRVNVNNAFGFGYDESSDSYKVLTLIRDSSGTVTAQVYSFGGSSWKTINSFPAFPFCVEDNGHFIRGTLNWLGLRNPHGGHYDWAAVTLDMLMIVSFDLKSDTHKQILLPKGIDEIPGEEPTLGVWGNSLYLLHDYKKTHFIAWQMKEFGDENSWTQLLKISFQNLGVERLLSVFIFENGNIFMLRGRHRFEEVFYDRRDNSVKRINILADNSYLIAFDYVESLVQPC, from the coding sequence ATGCAATTGCATTTTGAGGGCATGCACATGGCGCCTCAACACCCAACAGTGGCACTCCTCTTGTGTGAAGTGGTGATGGAGATCCTCTCTTGGGTTCCTGCAAAGCCTCTCACGCGCCTGAAGCTTGTGTGCAAGTCCTGGAACTCCATCATCTCCCACCCTCACTTCGTCAAACTTCACCTTCACCGTTCACCCAAAAATGCCATCCTCCTCTTTACGCGAACAGCAACGCTCACCTTCGACGAAAAAGCAAAACGGGGCTTAGTGTTTAGTAGCATTGAATCTTTCATCCAAAATCCATCATCCACTCTTGATGCTCAAGAGAATCTCCACTCTCTACACGGACAAGATTGGGTTTCCGGTTCATGCAACGGCTTGGTATGTGTAGCCCATATTTTTGACCACCCCAACAACGATATTAGCGATATCTGGTTCCGTTTATTGAACCCTCTCACAGGGTTTATTTCAGAGAACTCGCCGTACTTACGTGTCAATGTGAATAATGCTTTTGGGTTTGGGTATGATGAGTCAAGTGACAGTTACAAGGTACTGACTCTCATTCGGGATTCTTCTGGAACAGTAACTGCGCAAGTTTATAGCTTCGGTGGCAGTTCTTGGAAGACGATTAACAGTTTCCCTGCTTTTCCGTTTTGTGTTGAAGATAATGGCCACTTCATCCGTGGCACTCTTAATTGGCTAGGTCTTCGTAACCCGCATGGAGGTCATTATGATTGGGCTGCTGTTACACTTGACATGTTAATGATTGTTTCTTTTGACCTGAAATCGGATACACATAAACAGATTCTGCTTCCAAAGGGTATCGATGAGATCCCCGGTGAAGAGCCAACTCTAGGAGTTTGGGGAAATAGCCTGTATCTTCTTCATGATTACAAGAAAACTCATTTTATTGCATGGCAAATGAAGGAGTTTGGAGATGAAAATTCTTGGACTCAATTGCTAAAAATTAGTTTTCAGAATCTCGGTGTTGAAAGGCTATTATCAGTGTTTATATTTGAGAATGGAAATATCTTCATGTTGAGAGGCAGGCATCGTTTTGAGGAAGTTTTTTATGACCGAAGAGATAATAGTGTTAAACGCATTAATATCTTGGCGGACAATAGTTACCTCATTGCATTTGATTATGTTGAGAGCTTGGTTCAGCCTTGTTAA